One genomic region from Leptolyngbyaceae cyanobacterium JSC-12 encodes:
- a CDS encoding methionine aminopeptidase, type I (IMG reference gene:2510097814~PFAM: Metallopeptidase family M24~TIGRFAM: methionine aminopeptidase, type I), with the protein MWLQCKRMEQLERITLLSSREIEKMRRAGRLAAQLLHHLGTLVKPGVTTLELDEEAERWTQAHGAKSAPLGYKGYPRSICTSVNEVICHGIPNAKQVLKDGDIINIDVTLIVDGYHGDTSKMFFVGEPSPLARKLVEVTDECRRRGIEAVKEGARIGDIGAAIQEYAEAQGFSVVRDFVGHGISNVFHTAPQIPHYGKRGTGKKLRAGMVFTIEPMINVGTHEAEILEDGWTALTRDRQLSAQCEHTIAVTKDGYEILTPYPGEDE; encoded by the coding sequence ATGTGGCTACAATGTAAGCGTATGGAACAACTTGAACGAATTACTCTGTTATCGAGTCGGGAAATTGAGAAGATGCGCCGGGCGGGTCGTCTGGCAGCGCAACTTTTACACCATTTAGGAACCTTGGTCAAACCAGGTGTTACTACTCTGGAACTAGACGAGGAAGCTGAACGCTGGACTCAGGCCCACGGGGCTAAAAGTGCTCCTTTAGGCTACAAAGGTTACCCCAGGTCGATTTGCACTAGCGTTAATGAAGTCATTTGTCATGGCATTCCCAACGCCAAGCAAGTTTTAAAGGATGGCGACATTATTAATATTGATGTGACGTTGATTGTGGATGGCTATCATGGTGACACGTCCAAAATGTTTTTTGTGGGTGAGCCGTCTCCCCTAGCAAGAAAGCTGGTAGAGGTAACTGATGAGTGTCGCCGTCGCGGGATTGAAGCAGTTAAGGAAGGTGCTCGGATTGGCGATATTGGTGCAGCGATTCAAGAATATGCTGAAGCTCAAGGGTTTTCGGTGGTGCGAGACTTTGTTGGGCATGGAATCAGTAATGTTTTTCATACTGCCCCCCAAATCCCCCATTATGGGAAGCGTGGAACTGGGAAAAAGTTACGAGCTGGTATGGTGTTTACAATCGAGCCGATGATTAACGTGGGCACGCACGAAGCTGAAATTTTGGAGGATGGCTGGACAGCACTCACTCGCGATCGCCAGCTTTCTGCCCAATGTGAGCATACGATCGCAGTCACCAAAGACGGCTACGAAATTCTCACTCCCTA